The DNA region TTATCGCTTTCGGGATCTCTGAGGCTATATCCTGGTAGAGGGTCCCGTCCATGGCCACGTTCATTATTTGCATTCCCCTACTTATCCCCAAGACTGGGATTTCCATTTTAAGGGCCAGCTTGAACAGTTCTATCTCAAATTTGTCCCTGTCGTAGTCAACGCTCCTGATGGAAGGCGATGGGTCATCCCCGTAGAAGTAGGGATGGACATCGGGCCCATCGGTCAGCACTATGCCATCGGCGATGTTCACTATGTCCCCGGGATCGCCTTCGGGCAGAAAAACCCCGGGTATCCCCCCAGCATTCTTTATAACCCGGAACTGCTGCTTGATGGAAGCCCAATCCGATTCTTCGGTTCCCACAATTATAGCTATGAATGGCTTCATAGGCACCCCCGGATAAACTGAGGCAACCTCTATAAAAACGTGTTGATCAGGGGAGTAAAAGGGAAATAGTCAAGGCCGTCTCAAGGTTTTTTGAGCTCCTCCTTAACGGTCTCCGCCAGCCTCTTCACACCCTCCCTGATCTTCTCCTCTGGCACGTAGGTGAAGTTGAGCCTCATGGTGTTCTTTTTGTCCCTGTGGACGAAGAAGGCCTCACCGGGGACGTAAGCAACTCCCTTTGAAACGGCTTTTTCCAGCATGAACTTCGTGTCTATGCCCTCCGGGAGGGTCACCCAGACGAACATTCCGCCCTCGGGCTTTGTCCAGGTAACGCCTTCGGGCATGTACTCCTCGAGAGCCTCAAGCATGGCGTCTCTCCTTGGTTTGTAAAACTCAACGATCCTGGGTATGTGCTCATCCAGGTGGCCGTCTTCCACGTACTTCCAGGCTATGGTCTGTCCTAAAGTGTTGGTGCAGAGGTCTATGCTCTGCTTGGCTATCTCCATCTTCCTTATGAGGTGCGGATGGGCGGCCACCCACCCGATCCTGAGTCCCGGGGCGAGTATCTTCGAGAAGGTTCCGAGGTATATGACGCGGCCGTTCTCGTCGAAGTGCTTTATCGGGGGTATAGGCTCCCCGGAGTAGCGGAGCTCGCTGTAGGGGCCATCTTCAACAATAAGGAAGTTGTACTCCTCCGCGAGCTCGACGAGCCTCTTCCTCCTCTCAAGGCTCATTGTGACCCCTGCCGGGTTCTGGAACGTTGAGACCGTGTAAACCATTTTCACTCTCTTTCCTTGCCTTTTGAGCTCCTCCAGCTTCTCCTCGAGGAGATCAATCCTCATGCCTTCGTCGTCCATGGGGATCGATACAAACTCTGGATCGTAGTACTCGAACGCCTGTATCGCGGCTAAATAAGTGGGGGCCTCCACAACTATAACGTCGCCCGGGTTTATGGTGACCCTGCCTATGAGATCAAGGGCCTGCTGGGATCCGGCAACCGTCAGTATCTCGACCTTGCTCATGGGGATCCCATACCTCTTTTCCATCCACCTCGCCAGCGCAAGCCTTAGGGGGGTGAATCCCTTGGTTGTTCCGTACTGCAGGGCCTTATCGGCGTGTTCTTCGAGAATTTCGGCAGTTATCTTCTTTATTGTCTCAACGGGGAAAGTCTCAGGCGCGGGCAGGCCTCCGGCCAGGCTTATAACATCGCTTGTCTCAACGAGCTTCAGGAGCTCCCTAACCTCGGAAGCCTTCATCCTAAGCGCCTTCTGGGAGAAGAACGAGTCAAAGTCCACGGGCCCGGCGGCAAGCTTCCTTTCGAGTTTCTTCATCTTTTCCTCCACGTCCTTCCCTCCCGATGATCAACTTAATCCATCGGCACGGAACTGTACATAGACTTCTGGGGCTAATCGGTTATAAACTTTTCTCTAAACCTGCACTCCAGTCTTTCTATTTGTAAAGGAGCGGCCCGTAAGATCTCCGCCTCTTCCGGCGGGTTATTCGGCGTTTCAGTGCACTAAAGGAGGCTTTAATGCCGATGTTTTAGCGCAGGAGCAGTTTTAACCAATTGCCCATCCCCCATCATGGCTCCCGGGTTTGGTTAACAGGCGAACTTAACTGTGCATTTTATGTAAACGCTTCCTTTTGCGAAGGCCTTATATCCTTCAAGCCGAAAATCCTTCGGGGTGATTACCTCATGGCAATGAAAGGCTGGTGGGGAAGAATCCTCAGGGTTGACCTGACCAACAACAGGGTGTGGGTGCAGGAGTACCCCGAAGAGGTCGCTAAGAACTTCATAGGCGGTAGAGGCCTGGCCGCGTGGATTCTCTGGAACGAGGCCAAGAACGTTGACCCGCTCGGGCCTGATAACAAGCTCGTTTTCGCTTCCGGCCCGTTCAACGGTCTTCCAACCCCAAGCGGCGGAAAGATGGTGGTGGCGGCTAAAAGCCCACTCACCGGTGGCTACGGAGATGGCAACCTCGGGACCATGGCTACCGTTCACCTGAGGAAGGCCGGCTATGACGCTATAGTCGTTGAAGGTAGAGCCAAGAAGCCGGTGTACCTCTACATTGAGGACGACAACGTGAGCATACTCAGCGCCGAGGGACTCTGGGGCAAAGGCACCTTCGAGACCGAGAGGGAGCTCAAGAATATACACGGCAAGAACGTGGGAGTCCTCAGCATAGGCCCGGCCGGAGAGAACCTCGTCCGCTACGCAGTCGTGATGTCCCAGGAGGGCAGGGCGGCGGGAAGGCCCGGTATGGGTGCCGTCATGGGGAGCAAAAAGCTCAAGGCAGTCGTCATAAAGGGCACCAAGGAGATACCGGTTGCAGATAAGGAAAAGCTCAAGGAGCTCTCCCAGGAAGCCTACAACTCCATCCTCAACTCACCCGGTTATCCCTTCTGGCACAGGCAGGGGACGATGGCGGCCGTTGAATGGACCAACGAAAACTCCGCCCTGCCGACGAGGAACTTCCAGGACGGTTCCTTCGAGTTCGCCCGCTCAATAGACGGTTACACCATGGAGGGCATGAAAGTCAAGCAGCGCGGCTGTCCCTACTGCAACATGCCCTGTGGAAACGTAGTTCTGGACGCCGAAGGCCAGGAGAGCGAGCTTGACTACGAGAACGTGGCATTACTCGGCTCAAACCTCGGGATCGGAAAGCTCAACGAGGTTTCTGTCCTCAACAGGATTGCAGACGACATGGGTATGGACACGATAAGCCTCGGTGGTGCAATAGCTTTCATAATGGAGGCCAAGGAGAGGGGCCTGATTAAGGACGACGCCGCTCCGGAGTTCGGTGACTTCAAGAAGGCCAGACAGCTCGCCCTCGACATCGCCTACCGCAGGGGGGAGCTCGGCAACCTCGCGGCGGAGGGCGTCATGAGGATGGCGGAGAAGCTCAACGCAGAGGACTTCGCCATGCACGTCAAGGGCCTTGAGGTCAGCGGGTACAACTGTTACATCTACCCGGCGATGGCCCTTGCCTACGCTACCAGTTCAATCGGCGCCCACCATAAGGAAGCCTGGGTCATCGCCTGGGAGATTGGCACGGCTCCGATAGAGGGTGAGAAGGCCAAGAAGGTCGAGTACAACATAACCTATGACCCGGTGAAGGCCGCCAAGGTCGTAGAGCTCCAGCGCCTCAGGGGCGGTCTCTTCGAGATGCTCACCGCGTGCAGGCTCCCGTGGGTCGAGGTCGGCCTGAGCCTCGACTACTATCCGAAGCTCCTCGAGGCCATCACGGGCGTCAGGTACACGTGGGACGACCTCTATAACGCAGCCGACAGGGTTTACGCCCTCATAAGGGCCTACTGGGTCAGGGAGCTCGGTGGGAAGTGGGGCAGGCACATGGACTACCCGCCGAAGAGGTGGTTCACCGAGGGCCTCAAGAGCGGACCTCACAGGGGCCAGCACCTCGACAGGGAGAAGTACGACGGTCTGCTCAGCGAGTACTACAGGATAAGGGGCTGGGACGAGCGCGGAATCCCAAAGAAAGAAACCCTCAGAAAGCTCGGCCTCGAAGAGGTCATCCCTGAGCTCGAGAAGGTCACGAAGCTCGAGTGATTTCCTTTTCTCTTTTACGCTTGAGAATCTCCTGTGGTGGTGTGAGATGGTCAGGATAAAGCTCATGGGGGCTTTTGCTCATTTAGCCGGGGCGAGGGAGCTCAATGTTAAGCTTGAGGGTAGGAAAACCGTCGACGAGCTCCTCCGCGGGGTCATACCCAGGTACGACGAGTTCCATGACAAGGTCATCATGATAAACGGCCACCCCGCGAGGGGTGATGCTGAAGTTGAAGACACCGACGAGATCAAGGTGATGCCCGTTCTGAGCGGGGGCTAAAACTTTCAAATTTTCAAGTTTCGTTCTTGAGAGCAGAAGAACCCGTTGAAGCCACGGGCGAAGTTCAATAGAAGGGGTTTTGGCGCCGGGGCAGGGATTTGAACCCTGGCGGGCTAACGCCCACTGGCTCTCCAGGCCAGCGCCTTCCCAGGCTAGGCTACCCCGGCGCATAAATGAGAGGAATCAGGAGACGAGCTCGATCTCAATGGTAACATCCTCGGGAACGCGGATGCGCATGATCTGGCGCATGGCCCTCTCATCGGCCTCAATATCGACGAGCCTCTTGTGAACGCGGAGCTCGAACCTGTCAAAGGTCGCAGATCCTTCCCCGTCGGGGCTCTTCCTCGTGGTGATCCTGATCCTCCTGGTCGGGAGCGGTATTGGGCCGCTCATCCTGACGCCGGTTCTCTCCGCGATCTGCTTGATCTGGTCGGTGACCTCGTTGAGGGCCCTGATGTTTGTACTGGCGAGCTTAATCCTTGCCTTCTGCATCTCCGTCCCTCCTGAGGTTAGGGAAGGAAAGGAAAGTCAGAGAAGGGCGTCACTCCTCGCCCCTCTGGATGGATATGACCATACCGGCAGCGACGGTCTGGCCCATGTCACGGATGGCGAACCTGCCCATCTGCGGGATCTCCTTGACCGGCTCGATGACCATTGCCTTGGTCGGCCTGAGGATGACGATGGCTGAGTCACCGGTCTTGATGAACTGCGGGTTCTCCTCGACAATGTTACCGGTCCTCGGGTCGAGCTTGGCAAGGAGCTGCTCGAACTTGACTGCCACCTGGGTGGTGTGGGCGTGGAGCACCGGGGTGTAGCCGACGGTGATAGCGGTCGGGTGGTTGAGGACGATGATCTGGGCCTTGAAGGTGTCCTTCGGCCTGACGACGGTCGGCGGGTTGGTGGTGTGTCCCGCAACGTCACCGCGCTTTATGTCGTCCTTACCAACGCCACGGACGTTGAAACCGATGTTGTCACCCGGAAGGGCCTCCTGGAGTGGCTCGTGGTGCATCTCGATGGACTTGACTTCACCCTGGATCGGCTTGTGGAAGATAGTTGAAGCCGGCTCAAAGATGACGATGTCACCGACGCGGAGGATACCGGTCTCGACACGGCCGACCGGGACGGTACCAACACCCTTAATTGAGTAGACGTCCTGGATCGGGATGCGGAGCGGCTTGTCGGTCGGCTTTGGAGGCTCCGGGATCTGGTCGAGGGCCTCGAAGAGGGTCGGGCCCTTGTACCAGGGCATCTTGTCGCTCCTGTGGACGATGTTGTCACCCACCCAGGCGCTGGTCGGGATAATCGGGAAGTCCTTGTAGCCGAGCATCATGAGGAGCTTCTTGACCTGCTCGGCAACCTCCTTGAACTTCTTCTCGTCGTAGTTGACCGCGTCCATCTTGTTGATGCTGACGATTATGTGGTTGATACCGAGGGTCCTGGCGAGGAAGGCGTGCTCCTTGGTCTGGGGCATGACACCGTCGGTGGCGGCTACAACGAGGACGGCGGCGTCGGCCTGGCTGGCACCGGTGATCATGTTCTTAACGAAGTCCCTGTGGCCAGGGGCGTCAATGATGGTGATGTACCTGTGCGGGGTCTCGAACTTGGTGTGGGCGACGTCAATGGTGATACCCCTCTCCCTCTCTTCCTTGAGCCTGTCCATGACCCAGGCGAACTTGAAGGACTTACCCTTCTCACCCATCTGCTCGAACTTCTCGATGATGGTCGGCGGGACGTTACCGGTGTCGAAGAGCAGCCTTCCAACGGTGGTGCTCTTACCGTGGTCGACGTGTCCAATAAAGACGATGTTAATGTGGGGCTTTTCCTTGGGCATTTTCAAACACCTCCATATTTTGGTCTACTCCGGCTGAGTAGGATGGCTTTTTAAATCTTTCGAACCTCGGCCCCCTCGGACGGGAAACCCGCCTTTTTCGGGGGGACCTCACGAGTTCCGTGGGTTAACTCGGGTGAGAGGTTTAAAAAGTTAACTAGTGATGTTTCTGTCCGCGCTAATCCCTCTTCCAAACTTCGAGAACCATGAACTTTCTAACAAGCGGGTTCGGGTAAAGTTCCCAGTCTATGCCTTCGGTGTCGGTGGGTAGCCTACCGAAGAGTCCCCCCTCCCTCGGGTCAAGGCTTGCTCCGGCAATCTCCCCCTCAAGGATTTCGACTTCCATATACCTCGGCAGTCCCACGGCTACCCCGCCGTTTTTCCTGGCGTACTCTATGGCCCACCTAGCAGCATAGAGGCCGGAGTATATCTCCGCTATCCTAACGGGAACGCTGGACTTTCCAATGGCTATTATCTCTATCCCCGTCTCTTCCCAGAACTTTCTCGCCAGAGGCTGGAGATCCTTTGCGAGGTCTCTCCACACTTCTTTTCCTCGGTCGGTTATGTTCAAAGCCTCTATCGTTGGTTCGTCAAGCTTCCTGACTTCTATCCCCCCAATGGTGGAATCCAGGTGGACAACATCGGGCTTTACTTCTCTTGCCAGCTCAACTGCCAGAACTGCCTCATCCCTTATGGCCTGCCTGCCGCTCATGTCGTAGTTAAAAGGATCCGCGTACCTGACTCTGCTCACCGTTGCAGTCCTGTAGGGTTTTTCAACTAAAACCGCGGCCGTTGCTATGAGCCCGACAGGGTTGTACCCCTCGTCGAGAAGCGCCCCTCCGGTGTCAGCGGCAACTATTCTCATGCTTTCACCTCCATGAAGGTCAGAACCTTTTGGTCATCACCCCTCAGTACTCGGCAAACTCATCATCCCCCCATGGCCTCAAAAGCTGTTCGAGATTTTTCAGTAATCACCCCACAGGTAGAGGGGCTCACTGGTCAGGTTATCGCCCACATGTTTCCACCGGAGTTACCCTTATAACGTCGGGCGATTAAAACCTTTCCGGTGGGGATATGGCAACCAGGGGAGAGTGGCCGTTGTTTTTGCTCGCCATTGTCCTGGTCATTCTGGTCATCTCGTGGAAGACCGTAAGCCCGCTTGTGACCCCGGTATTCTTTGCCCTTACTCTGGCGTATATTGTGTATCCGGTTCACCGGAGGCTTGAAGCGAAAGTTGGCCCACTAAAATCTGCCCTCCTCATGACCCTGCTTATGATCGTTCTGGGTCTTTTGATCCTCGCTCTTCTGGCAACGGTGGCCATAAACCTTCTCCGGACATTTTACAGAAACGTCGGCGATGTATTTAACTGGCTTTTGTCCGTTAATTTGCCTCCTTCGGTCTCCAGTTTTGTCCTGAACCTCAGGGCAAACTTGATGCCCATGCTGGCCGATTACGTTTCGTCATTTACCTTTTCTGTTCCGGGTTACGTCCTCCAGCTCCTTGTCTTTTTGCTCACGTTCTACTATACGTTGGCCTATGCCCGTGACATGATCCCGTTCATCCTCAAACTGGTTCCAGAAGGGCAGAAGGACTTTGTTTTCGAGCTTCTTGAGAACCTGGACAAAACGATGAACGCCCTCGTCAGGGCGTGGTTGCTTCTCAACGTCGCGAAGGGTATCCTGATGACCTTAGGGTACATTATCTTTGGGGTTTCGGATCTATACACCGCCCTGGTTGCGGGCTTTTTGACGTTCCTTTTCAGCTTCGTCCCCCTGCTTGAGGGGTGGATGCTGTGGGCTGTTGGGGCTGTATACCTTTACCTTTCCGGGTCACCCATCCTGGCCATCGGGATTTCCATCTACGGCGCGGCCCTGGTTTCCCCTCTCCCCGACTACACTATACGCCCAAAGCTGGTCGCCAGGGGTGCTGATCTTGACGAAACGATAGTCTTCATGGGCATGGTTGGAGGTACCTGGGCTTTTGGTCTCAAGGGGATCCTTCTGGGTCCGATAATCCTGAGCCTGGCCCTGGTGGTTTTAAAGGAGTGGAAAAACAGGCAGAGAGTGGCTAAAGTTTCTCGCACTCAACAAGCTTAGCCCCGGCCTTCTGGAGCTCTTCCAGGGCCCTTTTTTCTCCCTCCGGATTTATCCCCCCGATGGCGTCCACTATTATGCAGGTTTCGTAGCCAAGCCTGAGAGCATCCATGGCCGTTGCCTTCACGCAGTACTCCGTCGCGACACCACAGACGTAAACCCGCTCAACCCCGTTTTTCTGCAGGATTTCGTTGAGTTCCGTCCCCTCGAAACCGGAATATGCCTCCTTATCTGGCTCCGTTGCCTTCGATATTACAGCGGCATTCTCCGGAATCTCGACAACGAACTCTGCCCCCGGAGTGTTCTGAACGCAGTGCTTTGGCCACGGGCCTCCCCGCTCCTTAAAGCTGATGTGGTTCTCAGGATGCCAGTCCCTCGTGGCAACTATCAGCGCGCCCCGCCCCTGGAACTTTTTGATGCATTGGTTGACCTTCGGGATTATTTTGTCTCCCTCCGGAACCGGAAGGGCTCCCCCGGGCATGAAATCCCTCTGCATATCGACTACAATAAGGGCTTCCCGGGACATGTTCATCACCGTAGAATGTTGGGGAGTGGCTAAATTAGGTTTTCGTTATTCAAGGCTGAGCCTGTCCCTGAACTTTGACATGTCCAGCCCTCTATCCAGCCCGAAGAGATACAGAACGAGCTTCCTGTCGAGGTTGCCGTACCTTTTTGAGAACTCCTCAAGCTCAGTCATGAGTTCATCCCTCCCAAGCCCCAAAGAAGAGGAGACAAATTGAGCCATTTCCCCAAAGAGGTCTTCACCCTTAGTGGTCTCATCCAGGGCTTCCTCCTTCACCAGAAGGACGCCTTCTCTCTCCTCGATGAGGCCCTGTTTTATCCACGCATCAACGGACTCCTTGGCCTCCTTAACACTCATTATTCTGAGCGTAAAGGCAAGCAGGCCAACGAGCTCGTTTCGGGAAAACTCCCTGGACCCCTTAACGCTTATCGCCTTCCTAAGCGGGTGCACAGGATCACCGGGGTTAAATATGCCCCGGAGATATAAAAACCTGCCGGAGAAGGGATATGGAGCCGGGACCGGGATTTGAACCCGGGACCTGCGGATTACGAGTCCGCCGCCCTACCGAGCTAGGCTACCCCGGCACCCGTTTGAAAGGGGGTGAGGGGGTTTATAAGTTTTTCCCGTCATGGCTTTGGAAGGGCTATGGCTATCAGAAGAAGGGAACCACCTAAGGCAAAACCGGCCAGAGTAATTGCCTGCATACGGGCCGGGTCGACCCTGTGCAGTATCTCCGGAAGTTCTATCCTGTGGCCCTCGGTGGCTTTTCCAATTACTGAGGCGAGCACCAAACCGGAAATTGCATCGTAGACCCAGTGGTGGGCCAGAAAAATTGTAGAAAACGGGACGAGGGAGTTCAGGGCGATTAGAACCTTGCCCCATGTTTTTTCTCTGTGATTCCAGAGGGTTATTACGTTGACTGCCGCTATGGTGTTGTGAAGTGACGGGAGAACGAACTCGGCCTGGGTCAAATAAGTGGCGCTCGGTGAAACTACGTCCAGCTTATAGACGTCGTGGGGCGCGTGTACGTGGAAGAAAATATACGTGATTCCACAGAGCAGATAGGAGAGGAAATATCTGGCCATGAGTTCATCGGCCGAGGACAGGTCTTTCCAGTAGATGAGGACGAAGAAAACAGTCAGTGCTATTGAGCTCGAGAACCCTATGAAGTACACGGCCTTCATCAGGTAGTAGAAGGGCAAAATGCTCTTTGCGAGTTCGAGGGTTGAAACGACGAATTGGCGGGAAGTGAAGGGGAGTCTCAGCAGGTAACTGGTGACGTCCCGACTTTCATTTATAAACGGGTACAGAAATGTGAAGAGCAGCCATCCGAAGTACAGTATCAGGAATCCGTCGAGCCTCGCTAGGACGTTATTGTCTCTGAGGGACTCCGCCACTGAATTGAGGCTGTCTTTCAGTCCCGCGCCCTTCATTTTCCTCGACTATGATTGGGGGAGGGGTATTTAAACTTTTCACCGATAACCCCAAAACTCTGTGGAGTTGTGCACATGAACCTCCGGAATCCTTTTATAAAACCCACGCCATTGGGTGCCGGTGATTAAAATGAACACCGAAGTACCCGGCTACCGTAAACTGGAGTTTAGCTCAGTCCTCTTCGACCTCAACGGAACCCTCGGCCAGAGCGGGAGAATCGGGGAAGAGGTAAAGCACCTCCTCGAGAGGCTCGCGGATAAGTACACGGTGGTGGTCCTCAGCGCGGACACCTTCGGCACGCTCGAGGAAGAACTCAGGGGCCTCCCCGTGAGGGTTGAGAGGGTATCGAACGGAGTAGAGAAAGCGGAGGTTGCGAAGGGCTACGCCCCCTACGCGGCGGTTGGCAACGGCAACAACGACGTGGCGATGCTCGAAGGGGCCGAGCTGGCTTTCTGCGTCATCGGGCCCGAGGGGGCGACCGTTGATGCACTGCTCGCGAGCGATATCGTCGTCAAGGACGTGAGAGACGCCATAGCGATGCTCCTCGATGAGAGAAAGCTCATAGCGACGCTGAGGGGATGAGGGGAGAGGAGTGGGGTACAGGACGCTGAAGGGCCCCGGAACGGCCCGGCTCATCGTCAGGAAGTCGGTCTTCATAGGCTACGCCTCCCCCGCGAACACGGAAGAGGAGGCCAGGGCCTTCATAGCAAAGATAAAGGCCCACCACGGTGACGCGACCCACAACGTTTCCGCTTACCTCATCAACGACGGGAAGAACTTCGCGGTTCGCTATGACGATGACGGCGAACCAAAGGGCTCCGCCGGAAAGCCCGTCCTCAAGGTCATACAGAACAGGGGCCTGAGCAACGCAGTTGTCGTGGTTACGCGCTACTTCGGTGGCATAAAGCTCGGCTACGGCGGGCTGGTTAAAGCGTACAGCGACGCGGCGAGTTTAGCCATAGAGAACGCGGGAACCGTTGAGGTTTACGAGACGGAGCGCTTTGAGGTGGTCTTCCCTTACAGCCTCTTTCACACGGTCAGGGAGGCCGTTGAGAAGGCCGGGGGAAAGGTGGTAAGCGAGGAGTACGGGGAGCTCGTGAAGTTCACCGTGGAGACCAGAAAGGGCGAAGCCGGGCCCCTCATGGAGCTTTTGGCCGAGAAAACGCGGGGCAGGGCAAGGTTGAGGCCGCTTTTTATGCTGGAATTGTAAGGAAGGCTTCTGTTCGTGCACCACCTGGCCAGCCCTCAGTTCTTCCCAAAAATCCTCTCCCAGGCCCTTATGGCGCCCCACTTGTCGAGGAACTCGTTGAAGGTTCCGCACTTAGGAGAGAGGACGCAGACGGGACAGCCGTCTTTGCAGGGGCACCCCCTGAGGTGCTCGAGGCTCTTCTCCATGAGCCTCTCGGCGTTTTCGTAGAGGACTTCAGCGAGGCCTGCTCCCCCTTCGTTGCCGTCGTAGATGAAGACCACCGGCATCCCCGCGTAGGGTTTTCCCGGAAAGGCCGCGTAGCTGTAGCCGCCGAGCTCCCTCGAATCAACATAGGTGAATACCGGCGCTATCTTGATGAGGTTGTGCTCTATCGCGTGCAGTGCCGGGCCAACCCCGTCTTTGCTGTCAACCATCTTCTTTATCGCGAAGGCCAGCTCCCCGTCGCTTATGCCCGCCCCCTGGAGGGCGTCGTCTATCGTTTTCCTGATTATAAAGCTCGTGCTCCCGAGGTAGAGCGGGAAGAGCTTTCTCCTGTCGAGGCTCCCGTAAAGGTGGAGCGCGATGTCTTCGGCTTTCTCCCCCGCTTTCCCGAGGAACTCCCGGAACTCCTCAGCTGGGACGTCCCCTATCGACTCGGGGAAGACGAGCCATATCCCCTCGGTCTCGAACTCCCTCACGTGGGGTTCCTCAAACTCGACCCTCGCGAACTTCTCCCAGCTGAGTACCGGGTCTTCCCTCCCCTCCCCGCTCGCCGGAGAGAAGATCTCGCCCTTTAAAATTCCCGTCTCCTTCAGCTTCGCCAGCTCGGCCACGTAGTTTCCTGTATCGAGGCCCCTAACGGCGTAGCCTGTGTAGACATGCCTCACCCTGAGCCTCCCGAGGCCCACCGTTACTCCCCTGTATGACTTCTCCCCCCTAA from Thermococcus zilligii AN1 includes:
- the rpsJ gene encoding 30S ribosomal protein S10 encodes the protein MQKARIKLASTNIRALNEVTDQIKQIAERTGVRMSGPIPLPTRRIRITTRKSPDGEGSATFDRFELRVHKRLVDIEADERAMRQIMRIRVPEDVTIEIELVS
- a CDS encoding aminotransferase-like domain-containing protein produces the protein MKKLERKLAAGPVDFDSFFSQKALRMKASEVRELLKLVETSDVISLAGGLPAPETFPVETIKKITAEILEEHADKALQYGTTKGFTPLRLALARWMEKRYGIPMSKVEILTVAGSQQALDLIGRVTINPGDVIVVEAPTYLAAIQAFEYYDPEFVSIPMDDEGMRIDLLEEKLEELKRQGKRVKMVYTVSTFQNPAGVTMSLERRKRLVELAEEYNFLIVEDGPYSELRYSGEPIPPIKHFDENGRVIYLGTFSKILAPGLRIGWVAAHPHLIRKMEIAKQSIDLCTNTLGQTIAWKYVEDGHLDEHIPRIVEFYKPRRDAMLEALEEYMPEGVTWTKPEGGMFVWVTLPEGIDTKFMLEKAVSKGVAYVPGEAFFVHRDKKNTMRLNFTYVPEEKIREGVKRLAETVKEELKKP
- a CDS encoding MoaD/ThiS family protein, with product MVRIKLMGAFAHLAGARELNVKLEGRKTVDELLRGVIPRYDEFHDKVIMINGHPARGDAEVEDTDEIKVMPVLSGG
- the tuf gene encoding translation elongation factor EF-1 subunit alpha, producing the protein MPKEKPHINIVFIGHVDHGKSTTVGRLLFDTGNVPPTIIEKFEQMGEKGKSFKFAWVMDRLKEERERGITIDVAHTKFETPHRYITIIDAPGHRDFVKNMITGASQADAAVLVVAATDGVMPQTKEHAFLARTLGINHIIVSINKMDAVNYDEKKFKEVAEQVKKLLMMLGYKDFPIIPTSAWVGDNIVHRSDKMPWYKGPTLFEALDQIPEPPKPTDKPLRIPIQDVYSIKGVGTVPVGRVETGILRVGDIVIFEPASTIFHKPIQGEVKSIEMHHEPLQEALPGDNIGFNVRGVGKDDIKRGDVAGHTTNPPTVVRPKDTFKAQIIVLNHPTAITVGYTPVLHAHTTQVAVKFEQLLAKLDPRTGNIVEENPQFIKTGDSAIVILRPTKAMVIEPVKEIPQMGRFAIRDMGQTVAAGMVISIQRGEE
- a CDS encoding HAD family hydrolase, with protein sequence MNTEVPGYRKLEFSSVLFDLNGTLGQSGRIGEEVKHLLERLADKYTVVVLSADTFGTLEEELRGLPVRVERVSNGVEKAEVAKGYAPYAAVGNGNNDVAMLEGAELAFCVIGPEGATVDALLASDIVVKDVRDAIAMLLDERKLIATLRG
- a CDS encoding DUF2240 family protein, translated to MHPLRKAISVKGSREFSRNELVGLLAFTLRIMSVKEAKESVDAWIKQGLIEEREGVLLVKEEALDETTKGEDLFGEMAQFVSSSLGLGRDELMTELEEFSKRYGNLDRKLVLYLFGLDRGLDMSKFRDRLSLE
- a CDS encoding DUF4152 family protein encodes the protein MRIVAADTGGALLDEGYNPVGLIATAAVLVEKPYRTATVSRVRYADPFNYDMSGRQAIRDEAVLAVELAREVKPDVVHLDSTIGGIEVRKLDEPTIEALNITDRGKEVWRDLAKDLQPLARKFWEETGIEIIAIGKSSVPVRIAEIYSGLYAARWAIEYARKNGGVAVGLPRYMEVEILEGEIAGASLDPREGGLFGRLPTDTEGIDWELYPNPLVRKFMVLEVWKRD
- a CDS encoding phosphatase PAP2 family protein — encoded protein: MKGAGLKDSLNSVAESLRDNNVLARLDGFLILYFGWLLFTFLYPFINESRDVTSYLLRLPFTSRQFVVSTLELAKSILPFYYLMKAVYFIGFSSSIALTVFFVLIYWKDLSSADELMARYFLSYLLCGITYIFFHVHAPHDVYKLDVVSPSATYLTQAEFVLPSLHNTIAAVNVITLWNHREKTWGKVLIALNSLVPFSTIFLAHHWVYDAISGLVLASVIGKATEGHRIELPEILHRVDPARMQAITLAGFALGGSLLLIAIALPKP
- a CDS encoding nicotinamidase encodes the protein MSREALIVVDMQRDFMPGGALPVPEGDKIIPKVNQCIKKFQGRGALIVATRDWHPENHISFKERGGPWPKHCVQNTPGAEFVVEIPENAAVISKATEPDKEAYSGFEGTELNEILQKNGVERVYVCGVATEYCVKATAMDALRLGYETCIIVDAIGGINPEGEKRALEELQKAGAKLVECEKL
- the for gene encoding tungsten-containing formaldehyde ferredoxin oxidoreductase, with amino-acid sequence MKGWWGRILRVDLTNNRVWVQEYPEEVAKNFIGGRGLAAWILWNEAKNVDPLGPDNKLVFASGPFNGLPTPSGGKMVVAAKSPLTGGYGDGNLGTMATVHLRKAGYDAIVVEGRAKKPVYLYIEDDNVSILSAEGLWGKGTFETERELKNIHGKNVGVLSIGPAGENLVRYAVVMSQEGRAAGRPGMGAVMGSKKLKAVVIKGTKEIPVADKEKLKELSQEAYNSILNSPGYPFWHRQGTMAAVEWTNENSALPTRNFQDGSFEFARSIDGYTMEGMKVKQRGCPYCNMPCGNVVLDAEGQESELDYENVALLGSNLGIGKLNEVSVLNRIADDMGMDTISLGGAIAFIMEAKERGLIKDDAAPEFGDFKKARQLALDIAYRRGELGNLAAEGVMRMAEKLNAEDFAMHVKGLEVSGYNCYIYPAMALAYATSSIGAHHKEAWVIAWEIGTAPIEGEKAKKVEYNITYDPVKAAKVVELQRLRGGLFEMLTACRLPWVEVGLSLDYYPKLLEAITGVRYTWDDLYNAADRVYALIRAYWVRELGGKWGRHMDYPPKRWFTEGLKSGPHRGQHLDREKYDGLLSEYYRIRGWDERGIPKKETLRKLGLEEVIPELEKVTKLE
- a CDS encoding AI-2E family transporter — encoded protein: MATRGEWPLFLLAIVLVILVISWKTVSPLVTPVFFALTLAYIVYPVHRRLEAKVGPLKSALLMTLLMIVLGLLILALLATVAINLLRTFYRNVGDVFNWLLSVNLPPSVSSFVLNLRANLMPMLADYVSSFTFSVPGYVLQLLVFLLTFYYTLAYARDMIPFILKLVPEGQKDFVFELLENLDKTMNALVRAWLLLNVAKGILMTLGYIIFGVSDLYTALVAGFLTFLFSFVPLLEGWMLWAVGAVYLYLSGSPILAIGISIYGAALVSPLPDYTIRPKLVARGADLDETIVFMGMVGGTWAFGLKGILLGPIILSLALVVLKEWKNRQRVAKVSRTQQA